Proteins encoded in a region of the Petrotoga mexicana DSM 14811 genome:
- a CDS encoding sodium-dependent transporter, which translates to MERQQWGNRGAFVLAAIGSAAGLGNIWRFPYIVYQNGGGAFLIPYFIAILTAGLPLLILEFSMGQKNQLGAPGAMASVKKKFGKIGWWTVLSAFIIVTYYAVIMGWSIVYLVDSFTGTWIDTGVQEYFYENVLQLSSGPGDLGGFSIPVLLGVILTWILIYFILRKGTESVGKVVWFTVLAPIGLLVVLIVRAVTLPGAMSGLNYFLQPDFSRLLDYHVWIDAYSQVFFTLSLGMGIMFAYASYQPKDSDITNNALITVLANTSISFMSGIAVFGTLGYMSVTQGVPISEVATSGIGLAFEVFPTAIKLLPGGPAVVTTIGVIFFLTLLTLGIDSAFSLVESNITAFVDKFKWDKRKVTLWVIVVLGIVSLLFTTKGGLYWLDIIDHYINNYGLVLGGILEAIVIGWYYYPEKLRSYVNSVSEYRIGKWWNTMIKYIVPIILTIFLIYNFIGDITKPYGDYALRYQWLGGWGMLIALLIVVTLLNKIGNRNIIEVTNTDQALEEN; encoded by the coding sequence ATGGAAAGACAACAATGGGGTAATAGAGGAGCATTTGTACTTGCCGCTATCGGTTCTGCTGCAGGTTTAGGGAATATATGGCGTTTCCCTTATATAGTATACCAAAATGGAGGAGGAGCTTTTTTAATACCATACTTTATAGCTATTCTTACTGCGGGATTACCACTTCTAATTTTAGAATTTTCAATGGGACAGAAAAATCAGTTAGGTGCGCCAGGAGCGATGGCTTCTGTTAAGAAAAAATTCGGGAAGATAGGCTGGTGGACAGTACTATCGGCTTTTATTATTGTGACGTATTATGCTGTAATAATGGGATGGAGCATCGTTTATTTGGTAGATAGTTTTACAGGTACTTGGATAGACACTGGTGTTCAGGAATATTTCTATGAGAATGTACTCCAACTTTCTTCTGGACCCGGTGATCTAGGTGGATTTAGTATTCCTGTATTGCTTGGAGTTATTTTAACGTGGATATTAATATATTTTATCTTAAGAAAAGGTACAGAGAGCGTGGGCAAAGTCGTTTGGTTCACAGTTCTAGCACCTATAGGGTTGTTAGTGGTATTAATTGTTCGTGCTGTTACTCTACCTGGTGCGATGAGTGGACTCAATTATTTTTTGCAACCAGATTTCTCACGTTTGCTTGATTATCATGTCTGGATTGATGCTTATTCACAAGTATTCTTTACATTAAGTCTTGGTATGGGGATAATGTTTGCTTATGCAAGTTATCAACCAAAAGATTCTGATATAACTAATAATGCTTTAATAACAGTATTAGCTAATACAAGTATTAGTTTTATGTCTGGTATAGCAGTTTTTGGGACATTAGGTTATATGTCGGTAACTCAAGGGGTACCGATAAGCGAAGTAGCTACTTCAGGTATTGGCTTGGCATTTGAAGTATTTCCAACCGCTATCAAATTGTTACCTGGAGGTCCAGCAGTAGTTACAACTATAGGGGTGATATTCTTTTTAACTTTACTTACCTTAGGAATTGATTCAGCTTTTTCATTAGTTGAATCCAATATTACCGCTTTTGTAGATAAATTCAAGTGGGATAAAAGAAAAGTTACTCTATGGGTAATAGTTGTTTTGGGTATAGTAAGTTTACTTTTTACAACCAAAGGTGGTTTATATTGGCTTGATATAATTGACCATTATATAAACAATTATGGACTAGTCTTGGGAGGTATTTTAGAAGCCATTGTTATTGGTTGGTATTATTATCCTGAAAAGTTAAGAAGTTATGTTAACTCAGTTTCTGAATATAGGATTGGAAAATGGTGGAACACCATGATTAAATATATAGTACCAATCATATTAACTATATTTCTAATTTACAATTTTATTGGTGATATCACAAAACCATACGGAGATTACGCTCTGAGATACCAATGGTTAGGTGGTTGGGGGATGTTAATTGCTTTGCTTATTGTAGTTACTTTATTAAACAAGATAGGTAACAGAAATATCATAGAAGTTACCAATACAGATCAAGCCTTAGAAGAGAATTGA
- a CDS encoding CGGC domain-containing protein, with amino-acid sequence MMEKIKLGIIICDRYRTCAGGKCFRSLEKREGAFEIYKEKEVEIVGYTTCGGCPGGNIEYAPDEMIKNGVEVIHLATGMIVGYPPCPYVSYFKKFIEEKFGVKVVIGTHPIPQKYYITHSNLKSWDSPEWETLLAPTLTDETTRLNYD; translated from the coding sequence ATGATGGAAAAGATCAAGTTAGGGATCATTATATGCGATCGTTATCGTACATGTGCAGGAGGAAAATGTTTTAGATCCCTTGAAAAACGTGAAGGGGCTTTCGAAATTTACAAGGAAAAGGAAGTTGAAATAGTCGGATACACAACGTGCGGTGGATGTCCCGGTGGAAACATCGAATATGCTCCTGATGAAATGATAAAAAATGGAGTAGAAGTAATTCATTTAGCCACAGGCATGATAGTCGGGTATCCTCCATGTCCTTATGTATCTTACTTCAAAAAATTCATAGAAGAAAAATTTGGCGTAAAAGTCGTGATTGGAACTCATCCTATACCTCAAAAATACTACATAACACACTCAAATTTAAAAAGTTGGGACTCACCGGAATGGGAAACACTTTTGGCTCCAACTCTAACAGATGAAACCACGCGTTTGAATTATGATTAG
- a CDS encoding OPT family oligopeptide transporter, which translates to MAKREQSTEEFKPFISADRVLPEFTKTSLVLGILLAIVFGAANAYLGLRVGMTISASIPAAVISMGIIRGLLKKESILENNMAQTITSAGESVAAGAIFTIPALYIWSSEWGTESPSLLLITMIALVGGVLGVLFMVPLRKALIVKEHGVLPYPEGTACAEVLKAGEEGGPKAKTTFLGLGVGAIYKFIADGFKLFPSEIETPIPGYKGAAIGADVLPALLGVGFIIGPQIAAYMLAGAVIGWFGFIPLIDYIGSMGEIIMAPANVPISELGYWGIWDSYIRYMGAGAVAFGGIFSLIKSLPMIIETFRDAMKDYSKGVGEKTDKRTDQDLSLKLILIIILVIILTMMMLPIIPGGFVGALLIAVFGFFFATVSSRIVGLVGSSSNPVSGMTIATLIITAIIFKATGNDGQTGMIATITVGSIIAIIAAIAGDTSQDLKTGFIVGATPKKQQIGEIIGVVASALVIGLVLVLLNEAWGFGSKELPAPQATLMKLVTEGVMGGNLPWNLIFVGMGIGVAIELLGLPVLPIAIGLYLPIHLSTPIMVGGTVRGILNRKLNKKEADKQEITQRIESGTLFASGLIAGEGLIGILLAVFAVLGVDLALGINLGPIGSLIFFGILTYMLMRFSVLKR; encoded by the coding sequence TTGGCTAAAAGGGAACAGAGTACGGAAGAGTTTAAACCGTTTATTTCTGCAGATCGAGTTTTACCTGAATTTACCAAAACTTCACTTGTTTTAGGGATTTTATTAGCTATTGTTTTTGGTGCTGCAAACGCTTACTTAGGGTTAAGGGTCGGAATGACTATTAGTGCGTCGATTCCAGCAGCTGTTATTTCGATGGGTATTATTCGTGGATTACTCAAAAAAGAATCGATTTTAGAGAACAACATGGCTCAAACAATTACCTCTGCTGGAGAATCCGTTGCGGCAGGAGCCATCTTTACAATACCAGCTCTTTATATTTGGTCGAGCGAATGGGGGACGGAATCACCAAGTTTACTGTTGATCACGATGATCGCTCTTGTTGGAGGGGTTTTAGGGGTTCTGTTTATGGTTCCTTTAAGGAAAGCTTTAATTGTTAAAGAGCATGGAGTTTTACCTTATCCGGAAGGCACAGCATGTGCTGAAGTCTTAAAAGCAGGAGAAGAAGGTGGGCCAAAAGCGAAAACAACCTTCTTGGGTTTAGGTGTTGGCGCAATCTACAAATTTATAGCCGATGGATTTAAGTTATTTCCCAGTGAAATCGAAACTCCTATACCCGGATACAAAGGAGCCGCTATTGGTGCAGATGTTTTGCCGGCGTTATTGGGTGTTGGTTTTATTATTGGACCGCAGATTGCTGCTTATATGTTAGCAGGTGCAGTCATAGGTTGGTTTGGTTTTATTCCTTTAATTGATTATATTGGAAGTATGGGGGAAATTATTATGGCTCCTGCTAACGTCCCTATTAGTGAGTTAGGCTATTGGGGCATTTGGGATAGCTATATTCGTTACATGGGGGCCGGAGCTGTTGCATTTGGTGGTATCTTTAGCTTAATTAAATCTCTCCCAATGATAATCGAAACTTTTAGAGATGCAATGAAGGATTATTCAAAAGGCGTAGGTGAGAAGACAGATAAAAGAACGGATCAAGATCTTTCCTTGAAACTTATTTTGATTATCATTCTTGTGATTATTCTTACCATGATGATGCTACCAATCATTCCTGGTGGTTTTGTTGGTGCATTGTTAATTGCTGTTTTTGGCTTCTTTTTTGCGACTGTTTCTTCAAGAATCGTTGGTCTGGTAGGAAGTTCATCCAATCCGGTTTCAGGAATGACGATCGCAACTTTGATCATTACTGCCATTATCTTTAAAGCAACAGGAAATGACGGACAAACAGGAATGATTGCTACAATAACTGTGGGTTCGATCATTGCTATTATTGCGGCCATTGCAGGGGATACCTCTCAAGACTTGAAAACTGGTTTTATTGTTGGAGCTACTCCTAAAAAACAACAAATTGGTGAAATTATAGGCGTGGTAGCTTCTGCTTTAGTGATTGGACTTGTATTGGTATTACTGAATGAGGCATGGGGTTTTGGCTCGAAAGAGTTACCTGCACCACAAGCCACCCTGATGAAATTAGTCACTGAAGGAGTTATGGGAGGCAACTTACCATGGAATTTAATCTTTGTCGGTATGGGAATAGGAGTAGCCATAGAATTATTAGGTTTACCTGTATTACCAATTGCTATTGGTTTATATCTGCCTATCCATCTAAGTACCCCCATTATGGTTGGTGGTACTGTTCGCGGTATCTTAAATAGAAAATTGAATAAAAAAGAAGCAGATAAGCAAGAAATAACTCAAAGAATAGAGTCAGGAACTCTTTTTGCATCAGGATTAATTGCTGGAGAAGGTTTAATAGGTATCTTGTTAGCCGTATTTGCCGTTCTTGGTGTAGATCTCGCCCTTGGTATAAATTTAGGACCAATTGGTTCCTTGATTTTCTTTGGGATATTAACCTATATGTTAATGAGATTTTCTGTATTAAAAAGATAA
- a CDS encoding adenosylhomocysteinase, with product MTSLAENGKKKIEWVKKHMKVLNYLKNLYQTEKPFEGINVAISIHLEAKTAYLGIVLHELGANVAITGSNPLSTQEDVVEALKEYGLNVHAERTLDESVYWKNIDKILETNPNIILDDGADLGITLIEKHPEKVSNLWGICEETTTGVKRYKSLFKENKLPVPVILINDSYMKYLFDNRYGTGQSTWDGIMRSTNLSVSGKVVVVAGYGWCGKGVAMRAKGLGANVIITEVDPIKANEAIMDGFRVMKMDEAVKYGDFFVTVTGDIDVITKRHFLEMKDGAILSNAGHFDVEVKVKDLEEIAVDKINVRNGVEEYKLPNGKSVFLLGQGRLVNLVNGDGHPAEIMDLSFSLQLEGAKYIKENHQNMKVNLSPVPYEIDEKIAQIKLKTLGIEIDTLSEEQQDYLNSWK from the coding sequence ATGACTTCGCTAGCAGAAAACGGCAAAAAGAAAATAGAATGGGTAAAAAAGCACATGAAAGTCTTAAACTATTTAAAAAATCTATACCAAACAGAAAAACCCTTTGAAGGGATAAATGTAGCTATAAGCATCCATTTAGAGGCAAAAACAGCTTACTTAGGAATAGTTTTGCACGAATTAGGTGCCAACGTTGCAATAACAGGGAGTAATCCCTTATCCACGCAAGAAGATGTCGTGGAAGCTCTGAAAGAATATGGACTCAACGTCCATGCAGAAAGAACTTTAGATGAATCGGTCTATTGGAAAAATATCGATAAAATATTAGAAACTAACCCTAATATAATTTTAGACGACGGAGCAGATTTGGGAATAACCTTAATAGAAAAACACCCCGAAAAAGTAAGCAATCTTTGGGGAATATGTGAGGAAACAACCACAGGTGTAAAAAGATACAAATCCCTTTTCAAAGAAAATAAATTACCTGTACCTGTGATTTTAATAAACGACTCTTACATGAAATATTTGTTTGACAACAGGTATGGTACAGGACAATCAACGTGGGATGGAATTATGAGATCTACCAATCTTTCTGTTTCGGGCAAAGTAGTAGTTGTAGCAGGATACGGCTGGTGCGGTAAAGGTGTTGCTATGAGAGCAAAGGGGTTAGGCGCTAACGTAATAATAACTGAAGTTGATCCAATAAAAGCTAACGAAGCGATAATGGATGGCTTTAGGGTTATGAAAATGGATGAGGCGGTAAAATACGGTGATTTTTTTGTTACGGTAACAGGTGACATCGATGTAATAACGAAAAGGCACTTTTTAGAAATGAAAGATGGAGCAATTCTTTCAAACGCAGGACATTTTGATGTTGAAGTAAAGGTAAAGGATTTGGAAGAAATTGCAGTAGACAAAATCAATGTAAGAAACGGAGTAGAAGAATACAAATTACCAAACGGGAAAAGCGTATTTTTATTAGGACAAGGAAGACTGGTTAATCTAGTTAACGGCGACGGTCATCCCGCAGAAATAATGGACCTTTCATTCAGTTTACAATTAGAAGGTGCAAAATACATCAAAGAAAACCACCAAAATATGAAAGTAAATCTTTCCCCAGTACCTTATGAAATAGACGAAAAAATAGCACAAATCAAACTAAAAACATTAGGGATCGAGATAGACACCCTATCCGAAGAGCAGCAAGATTATTTAAATAGCTGGAAATAA
- the glyA gene encoding serine hydroxymethyltransferase: protein MWEALKGSDNEIYEILQKELKRQEYGLELIASENYASKSVMEAAGSIFTNKYAEGYPKRRYYGGCEYIDEVETLARNRVKKLFKAKFANVQPHSGSQANMGAYLALMKPGDTLMGMSLSHGGHLTHGAPVNFSGMLFNVVSYGVDEETETINYDEVERIAKNAKPKVIVAGGSAYSRIIDFKRFREIADEVGAYLIVDMAHFAGLVAAGIHPNPVEYAHVVTSTTHKTLRGPRGGIILTNDSEIYKSINKIIFPGIQGGPLEHIIAAKAVAFKEAMSEEFKEYQKQVVKNSKALSNELSNKNLRIVSGGTDTHLFLVDLSELNITGKALEKALGQCDITVNKNTVPKEKLSPFVTSGIRIGTPAVTTRGMKEEEMKEIASMIAKVADNVLDEEGNIDKDLAQEIKKDVVSLCQRFPMYADLVE, encoded by the coding sequence GTGTGGGAAGCTTTAAAAGGTTCTGATAACGAAATTTATGAAATTCTTCAAAAAGAACTTAAAAGGCAAGAGTATGGTTTAGAATTGATCGCATCAGAAAATTATGCGTCAAAATCTGTTATGGAAGCTGCAGGAAGCATTTTTACTAATAAATACGCCGAAGGTTACCCAAAAAGAAGATATTATGGAGGGTGTGAATATATAGATGAGGTCGAGACACTTGCAAGAAATAGGGTAAAAAAACTTTTCAAAGCAAAGTTTGCGAACGTTCAACCTCATTCAGGTTCTCAAGCAAATATGGGTGCTTATCTTGCACTTATGAAACCTGGGGATACGTTAATGGGGATGTCGTTGAGCCATGGTGGTCATCTAACCCACGGCGCTCCTGTAAATTTTTCAGGTATGTTGTTCAATGTCGTTTCTTATGGTGTTGATGAAGAAACAGAAACAATCAATTATGATGAGGTTGAAAGAATAGCTAAGAATGCAAAACCTAAAGTTATTGTGGCAGGTGGAAGTGCATACTCTAGGATAATAGATTTTAAAAGATTTAGAGAAATAGCCGATGAAGTTGGTGCGTATTTAATTGTTGATATGGCCCATTTTGCAGGATTAGTTGCGGCTGGTATTCATCCAAACCCAGTTGAGTATGCACATGTTGTCACTTCAACAACACATAAAACTTTAAGAGGACCAAGAGGTGGAATTATTCTAACAAACGATAGTGAAATTTACAAATCGATCAATAAAATTATCTTTCCTGGCATACAAGGCGGCCCCTTAGAACATATAATAGCTGCAAAGGCTGTTGCCTTTAAAGAAGCCATGAGTGAAGAGTTCAAAGAATATCAAAAACAAGTAGTTAAAAATTCCAAGGCTTTAAGCAATGAACTTTCCAATAAAAATTTGAGAATCGTCTCAGGTGGAACGGATACACATTTGTTCTTGGTGGATCTCTCTGAGCTGAATATTACAGGAAAAGCCCTTGAAAAGGCTTTAGGACAATGTGATATTACGGTTAACAAGAATACTGTCCCGAAAGAAAAGTTGTCACCCTTTGTTACTAGTGGAATAAGGATAGGTACACCAGCCGTTACCACACGCGGGATGAAAGAAGAAGAAATGAAAGAAATCGCTTCAATGATAGCAAAAGTTGCAGACAATGTTCTTGATGAAGAAGGGAATATAGATAAAGATTTAGCTCAAGAAATAAAAAAAGATGTTGTTTCTCTCTGTCAACGTTTCCCAATGTATGCAGATCTTGTAGAGTAA
- a CDS encoding aminoacyl-histidine dipeptidase produces MKGKLEGLQPASVFKHFEAISRIPRGSGNEKQISDYLTQFGKDLGLEVIQEESLNVIIKKPGTAVYEQAPTVILQGHMDMVCAKKEDFPFDFSKDPIPLFVEGDYVKTEGTTLGADNGIAVAMIMAILESKELEHPPLECLFTVAEETGMDGVRNLHPEHLSGKILINLDSEEEGKMLASCAGGVRNVVSIPIEWKEANPQKQSYTLSIKGLRGGHSGLEIDKHRANAIKLLGRILKVLHQSFDIQIANVKGGEKMNAIPKIASAIIVADPNNRNEIENMVDTYQKVFKKEFEASDPNIQIQLDKIESVKRVFADSTKMNLIHALRLIPAGVQTMSANIEGLVESSNNIGTLETKEDFIILSSAVRSSVRSLKEEINDRISSVCDLIGAKMKLESDYPAWEYESNSKIRQIMNELYKELNNNQEMKVDAIHAGLECGFLQEKLGKIDMVSIGPNIYNAHTPEESLSISSTQRVYQLLTEVLKRIK; encoded by the coding sequence ATGAAAGGCAAATTAGAAGGACTTCAACCGGCATCTGTATTTAAACATTTTGAGGCAATTAGCAGAATTCCAAGAGGATCAGGGAATGAAAAGCAGATTAGCGATTATTTGACTCAGTTTGGAAAAGATCTTGGCCTTGAAGTAATTCAAGAGGAATCTTTGAATGTCATTATCAAAAAACCTGGAACAGCGGTGTATGAACAAGCTCCTACGGTTATTCTTCAAGGTCACATGGATATGGTTTGCGCAAAGAAAGAGGACTTTCCTTTTGATTTTTCCAAAGACCCGATTCCGCTTTTTGTTGAAGGAGATTATGTAAAAACAGAAGGAACTACATTAGGAGCAGATAATGGTATTGCTGTGGCGATGATTATGGCTATTTTAGAATCAAAAGAATTAGAGCATCCACCGCTCGAATGTTTATTTACAGTAGCAGAAGAAACAGGGATGGATGGCGTGCGGAATCTACATCCCGAACATCTATCCGGTAAGATTTTGATTAATCTAGACTCCGAAGAAGAGGGAAAGATGCTGGCCTCTTGTGCTGGAGGTGTGAGAAATGTCGTTTCGATTCCGATTGAGTGGAAAGAAGCTAATCCACAAAAACAATCCTACACTTTATCGATAAAAGGCTTACGGGGCGGGCATTCAGGGCTTGAGATTGATAAACACAGAGCAAACGCTATTAAATTATTGGGCAGAATTTTAAAAGTTCTTCACCAATCTTTTGATATTCAAATCGCCAACGTCAAAGGTGGAGAAAAAATGAATGCCATCCCGAAAATAGCGTCTGCCATTATTGTTGCTGATCCAAACAATCGAAATGAAATTGAAAACATGGTTGATACATATCAAAAAGTCTTCAAGAAAGAATTTGAAGCATCAGATCCTAATATTCAAATACAGCTGGATAAAATTGAATCAGTGAAGCGAGTGTTTGCAGATAGCACAAAAATGAATCTTATTCATGCCCTTCGTTTAATTCCTGCGGGAGTACAGACCATGAGCGCAAATATAGAGGGTTTAGTAGAAAGCTCAAATAATATTGGAACATTAGAAACAAAAGAGGATTTTATTATTTTAAGTAGTGCTGTTCGGAGCTCAGTAAGATCCTTAAAAGAGGAGATCAACGATCGTATTTCAAGTGTTTGTGATTTAATTGGTGCAAAAATGAAATTAGAATCGGATTATCCAGCATGGGAATATGAATCCAATTCAAAAATTCGACAGATTATGAATGAATTATATAAAGAATTGAACAATAACCAAGAAATGAAAGTTGATGCGATTCATGCTGGGTTAGAATGTGGTTTTCTACAGGAAAAATTGGGTAAAATTGATATGGTATCGATTGGACCAAATATTTACAATGCTCATACTCCTGAGGAATCATTAAGTATTTCATCAACGCAAAGAGTATACCAACTTTTAACTGAAGTATTAAAAAGAATAAAATAA
- a CDS encoding PqqD family protein has translation MVKTISKKDNFLELIPIKTEQYKAIKTETGIIQILVPRNGMLDRIVRVFKKTPEVMKIDLDEYGTFVWNLIDGKRNIKEIGEQLNLEFGDEVEPLYERLVIYINILRNNKFITLSKNENSE, from the coding sequence ATGGTGAAAACAATTTCAAAGAAAGATAATTTTTTAGAATTGATCCCTATAAAAACAGAGCAATATAAAGCGATAAAGACTGAGACTGGAATCATTCAAATCCTCGTTCCTAGGAACGGTATGTTAGATCGAATTGTTAGAGTTTTTAAGAAGACTCCTGAGGTAATGAAAATCGATTTAGATGAATATGGTACATTTGTTTGGAATTTGATTGACGGGAAAAGAAATATCAAAGAAATTGGAGAACAATTAAACTTAGAATTTGGCGACGAAGTTGAGCCTCTTTATGAAAGATTGGTTATATATATCAATATTTTAAGAAATAATAAATTTATCACGCTGAGTAAGAATGAAAACAGCGAATGA